The Coffea arabica cultivar ET-39 chromosome 6e, Coffea Arabica ET-39 HiFi, whole genome shotgun sequence genome contains the following window.
CAATGCTGAAACAGTGGTAAAAACTTCCTCCAATATAACCGCAATAAGTTCCGCTATAACAATACTCCGATAACATTTCAGTGACTAACATTCCACCTCCATGCACTAGGGCTCTAGAAAATAGAGCACAGATCAACGAGCTCATAATGCAGAGAGCatatcatgactgagcaaagcTACTACCAGAACCTATGGAAAACGAGCTCTACACCATCGAGATCTTCCTAAAATTCCTAACTCATTCACTTATTCACAAATCCAATTGCTAGATTCATTAACTTACCTATCGAATTAACAGTTAAGAATATAATTTCGTACTGGAAAAAGGCTTACTGGATCCGAGGAAGCCCACGATTTCTTGACAGAAGCCAGCGATTATAGTACAATGCCTACTCACATTGTCACAAATCGTTCAAGGCAAAACCCCTATGGAAGATTATCTGCACTTCCTGCAACAGGCATGTTAATATTGTTTCAAGGTAATAACCACAACAGCAATCTCAAAAACGACTTGCACATTCGCCACTACACTAATCATTAGTAACAACTACAAGAGTAGATTGACTATAAAGCTTGCCAACTACTCTAGAACCCTCACACTCGATCTATATGACAATGATGCACTACAACTGCTGCCATTCACACTACTGCATATTTAGGTACTTGAAGACAAGGTCAATATATATCTCTCACAAGAACTTATGAACTTCCACTTAAACACTAACTCGCATACATTTTATAAACTAATATTCCAACCCAAATATTGCAGCACCAGCTCAACCACACTGCTATCGAACAAGCTATCAAGAGCACCATTATCACatgttttgtcaaaaaaatgGCTGCAACTCTGGCATTTGGCAATCCTAACAATTACACAACTATAATAGCACATAAAGCAAGTGATGTAGAGATGATACCAATCACTTCTTCCAGAAATCCACCTTCAACTCTCATTTCTTCTACAAATCCAGCTTTAACTCCAGAAACCATTGGACTCAACCACCAGTTCAAAAGGGATAGACACTATAGCTCAGACTTGTGCAAGAATCACAAGTTTCGATAGCAGCTTGTTCACGGCACTCAAGATCACAGAAAGTCCAACTAAGATACAACGCACTAGCATAACTGACATGGAGCAATATAGCATAATATCTTCATCCATACTTTTGGCGATCCTTTTGAACATCTAATGATCTACTATCCTCATCTATGTACATAAGTTGTCATCCTGgttttctaaaaccctaaagtaCAGGATCAATCCACAACGCTCTCAACTGCAGTTGTAATGATTCTTTCTGTAATGATGCTTTTGAACATCTTATGTGCCATTAACACAACTTTGGCACTATTTTTTGAATATCAATATATAATTACCCTCTGAACTTTCAACAACACTATGTAATCATCCTTCTAAACATATTGTTGCCATCAACGAATGCCCAACTCTATTTTTTGAATATCAAGTATATAGTTAATGTGTGAATATCAAGTATATAATTAGTGGCCGAACACCAAATGTATGTGTTTCTATAACCTAAAGTTCCAACTTGTTAAGATACTCATAATACTTACTGTTGGTTCTTTGCTACACAAATATCTATGTTATattcaaacaacaaaattacaaaCCGCTAAAACTCTAGAACCACCAAATGAGAAAATCGAACATCTCAAATACTGAAACAAATTACGAGCCACACAACAACTACTAAAATATCTTCAAACAATGACAAATACAGTACAAatgataaaaagagaaaaaacaaaataaatgctaaaaACATAGAAACACTAGACCATTGCACTTTCAAtagttttcttctcttctttggcTTCCACTTGCATACGACGAGCAGTTATCTGAAGAAATGAAAATTCTCCAATATCTCCCAAAACTTCTTCCAGTATGGCAATCTTTCAAAATTTCCAATAGAATCTCTTCAACAGATCATATATCTCATTCCacagcaaaatattatttgcgAAAGCTCTATTACAACCATTCAAAGCCTCGTTATCTCCATTACATCCAAGTAGACTTCCAACAACACGAGCTAATGACAATCAATTGAACATAACTTCAACATCTGGATGTAGATCATGTAATACTCCAAAACGATTATGGCTATACTGCATTTCTAAATAATGATATGATACCATGACAAAAAGTCATCCATACACCATGCTTATATACAATGGACAAAAACCTTATCCATGTCATGCCAAAAACTACAAGTACATATAGCTGAATGCCCTTACATTgtacaaagaaaaaaataaaaccattCACTATACACACGTGAACTTCTTTTCACAAAAACCAATGCACAAACAAAACTACATGCAGCTGGACTGACTAAGATTGAATGCTCAAAAGAACAAAACCATTCACTATACGCACATGAACTCttaaattataaataataaaatagctAATTCACAACTATTTCCACATATTCAACTTCTTTTATTACTCAATCCATAGTACAGAAAAACAACATAACGACACttcatttattcaaaataaaaacatAAAGAGTACAAATGAAATCACTAAGTACAATACAAGCCAAAACCTAAAGCAACACTGAAATCACTAAATGCATTATTACACACAACATTCCTCTTGTTCAAACTACAAATGTGAATCTTACACCCCCAAATTACAATGAGCAATACAGACTTAATTACATTTCCTTGTTCATCATGGCTACTGCCACTATCAAAGGAAGGCAGATGTGGCAGAAATAGAAGCTCCTCCGCTACATCAAACTTGATCCTTGAAGCAATGAGATCCAACATTGGCAAATTCCCCCCGCTACATAACCCACTACCCAAAACGTACCCCTACTCGCAATCCTTATAAAGAACTCTAAACAAATCACAAATCTCATTCTTCAACATAATATAAGTCACTTGAAATTGAGCTACAAGTTCAGCAAGTCAATTTAGATCAGAATTTCCCATAGGATAAGCACCGCCAACACCAATACTGAGCCTGCTGAACTCCTCCTTCAACTCTGGACATTGATCTTGAACTGTTGGAATCCTCCGATCATTATGTGCCATTTATTCACttgcaaacaaaaataaaccaagTGAGCCTCAATGCACAATGAAAACTACATGAACCACTACACACTTATACTCTGCATCTCACTTTCAAACAAATATGAACTATGCACATGTGAACTGCAAAAAACATCCCCTGTTGCCAGATAACTTGAAAccagcaacaaaaaaaaataaactcctatccacGTGCAATTACTATGAACACGTGAACCCAacaacaaattaaaaataaaaaaaattagcataCTAATTGTTATTGATGATGACtaataataagaaaaattattgaTAATAACTGATAATTACCGATATTAACAAAATAATTACTAATAATTACTCATAGTTATTGATACTTATTAATGTCAACAAAAAATTAATACACTTATTACTACTAATAATATTAAAATATTAATGAATACCACCATTAAAATATTACTATGATTAAATAATGCCACACTAAAAATATACCACtattaaaatataaagaaacCAAATAACCATCTGATTCTACGATCAATTTAATTATCTAAATAAAATTTACTGCATGTGCCATTTCAATATATAGCTTGCCTCAATAAAGCTACTAttcttaaaggaaccaaaaatgATATATATTTTGTGTCCATAACATACTGCATTTATATCCTAACATCTATAAAAACCAAAAATGATATATACtatgattttaaaaaatactAATATGATTCTTCAAAAAATACTACTGCAATTTCCAAAAATTACCCCTAAAAAAATACTACTACATTCTTAAATGACCACCAATGATTATAGGGTCACTGTTactaataataaattattattcaACATAGAAATTACTACTGAAAACCACCactataattaaataaataccACTATAAAAATTACACTATAACCTTTTTAAAATACTCCCCTCCACTATAGGTTTAATGTTactaataataaattattaatcaaCACAAAAATTACTACTAAAAACCACCATTATAATTAGATAAATGCCACTATAAAAATCGCCACTATAACCCTTTAAAAATACTCAcctctaaaataaattaaataaacaaatgCTATTGAAATAAacattataattaaataaaattttaaaaaattaaacaaataatttACTGCTATAAATTAGACAAATGCTGTTGAAAAAATCAACAttgtaattaaataaattattgctaataaaaatttttactgCTATATTTCCTAAAAAAATACCTAaaagatatttttttaaaatatttaaacaaaCCGGCCTGGCACCCGCAAATGGCACGGGATATTCCCcctagtagttttttttttttttttgataagatAGACCTACAATTATTCTATGCTACAGGGAGTGGGGGACCTGAAGAGGTTAAGAAGAAACCGGAGGGGACTGAGCCACCTACCGGTCCAAACGAGTGCACTACGCACTCGTCTAGAAGCCATTTAAAGTGGCTTGTCACATTTTGTGGCCAATGATAGGAGGCAGGGTTTGATCCCTTGACCTCCCACCCTACCAACTTTGGTGGTGACCACTGAGCTAAGCTCAGTGGTTCCCCCTAGTAGTTACTATAACAGAAACATTTGCTACTCGTAAGGAAAGAGTTACGATTGGTGCATCAACTTGCCACCTATTCTCCATGTGCAATCGATGACATATGGAAAGCGCTCCACTGGTACTAACATACATATGTAAATTGTGGACAAAGATACGTTAACTCGGGATAATGCTTAATCATCAAGAGAATAAATTAGCCACTAAGGATGTATAATGtgatttgctttttcttttcaaaagacTGTCATGTGATGTTTATTCCTATTTAACTTTAATAGTAGCTTTCGAGGCACACTTAATGTGTGATAGTAATTAAAAAATTACTTACATGATTTTTTGAATATATTTGTTGAAACCAATTTCATGAGATTTGATTTTGTATTTTGATAATAGTATGTAGAAAGTTCACCAAAATAAAGTATATGAAATAAATAGTTCGTTAACAACCCATAAATATAATTGGCAGTAAAATATATAAAAGTTTATTAAATAAATTGAAAAGTAGAATAATTATATTAGATGTCACTTGTATAAAAAATGATAGTGGATAATTATTGAGGATAGTTTAGGAAGATCATATAGTGCCAAAAGCACCAAAACCTCCACTCTCTTTATATATAATACAGATAACCCCgcatagaaaaataaaataaataactttcAAACCATCTCAGGATCTATTTGCAATAAATATAAATTGTTCAAAATCATACacctctagtcaaggatcaatgCGCAAATGTCAACTAATGTGGCATTGGCTTGTTTTATAAGCCCAAACAGTGATAGACTTGTCCACAGTTAGGCCCAATTAAACTACAATAGAGACTTGTACATATTTATGGCTCCCGTGCCATAAGCTTGCTTGTTAATTTATGCTTAATAAGCCCAATTAAATCAATCATCATCTTAAGCTGTATAATTTATTGGGTTTGGCTAATCGGTATCAATGAACACCTGTAAGGGTGTTAATATTTTACAAGATTGTAGTCAATGTAAAAACATATCCAAATATAAGAGGAATAGTAAATGTGAATATGTGCAATTGTGAATTCACATGATAAATTAGAGAAATTTAAATGTGCAAACAAGTGTTTATTCTGCATCCATTAAAAAAATTCCTACTTAGTTAATCtggaataaaaaatttttttacaattCTGTtatccaaagtttggaaataGAAATCACAAATTATGGTAAAGAAAAAGTGCTTTGAGTCACTCAAGATGCACAACAGAACGGTAAGACTCACTTCCGGATCCTTATCCACAATTGAGATCCTGTAGCTCTTAGCCTCTTACTAAAAAAGGCAAAACAAAAAGGACAAAAGCAATCCTACCgtttcgataaaaaaaaaaatcccagatTTACTTCTTTATTCCTCTAGATAAGCGGTAAGAATGAAAAGGAAGTGAATTAGAAGAAAACAAAGTAATGGAAAGATGAGGTGTCTTTTCAGTTTTCACTTGTAAATATTACATTTCTCGTCGATGGAAATGTGAAGAAATGTGATATCCGACGTGGATCTAAGGAAGCGGTGGCGAAGAGCTTAGCAAACAAGTAGCACATTCGCTCAAAATTTGGGACAGCCAATATGAACCATAAATTATCCCTTTCTTTATGAAGTGATGGCCCATGTTTTCATGCAACAAATCAGGGCTTTTTGATGGGGATGTGCTGGCttgttccttttcttgcatATTATCTGCCTTCAAGAAgtaaacaatatatatatagatatatatatatatagatatatatatatatatatatgctgcAATGTTTATGTGTAATTTAGAAACAAGTACATTGAAATAATGGGGTAGTTGCCTCCGCTACAAGCATGAAACATTGGGAAGCTTTGCTTTTAATAGAAAGCAAGCCAATGGCCAAAGCAACTCATGGgaagttttcttttgtttccatAGCCGATCTGAAATTATTCCGATTCCCCAATAAAATGCTGTATATGGACACTAAATGAAAATGATTCCAAGGAAGAACTTGAATTGAGTTTATGCATTATGAAACAGGCATGggaaaataataacaaaaaattaaaaaaaataaagggaaCTATAAAGCAACAGATACGATATCGGTTATATCTCCTTATTAGTCTCGTGATGATGTCCTTACCGTATTTGTTATATCTCCTTATTAGTCTCGTGATGATGTCCATTTACAACATAAAGTTGAATGAACAAACGAACTTTACTGAAATGATTATAGCTATATCGTCCTTAAAGTTTAGGCACTCCAGCAATGTAATTATAGAGTTAGTTCCAGTGACAACAGATATAGTCTTTAATGCTTCTAAATTTGACTGATATGTTCCCAAAAGACCAAAAGTTTTAGGAAAACTAATCTAATAACGTTTTTAATTTTGACAAAGCATTGGACCTTTTGAAGAAATTTGGCGAATTATTAATAGTGATAGACTTGTGAATGCTAATTAGGATActaaaattaaaacataaaataatcTACACAAATCACTTTCCACTTTAATGAAGAAAAGTCAAGTATActttaaaattttgcaaattgATTTTAAGAGTTAAATGCTTTCCTTAAACTACCTAGGGAATCCACAAAACCATTTCAATTGTTCACTTTTGATCCATCATCTATTTCAAGTGTCAAAATTGATACCTTAACAATAAAAAGTGTTAAAGTTTGAGTTAATTTGTCCATCTCCACTGTTAAAACTAATACACATAAGATTAAAATTCAACGGATCCGATGGGGGAAATGGGGTGAAGGATCAACCTTTGATGCTTTTCATTATTGAGGGGCCAATTtatgattttaaataaatgagaGGTCAACAGTTggcaaataaaataatttacgaGCTCCTTACtaatttacctttttttcttttgtaagtGAGAAGATTTGAACCCATAATCTCTTACTTTACTTACAACTCCTCTCACTTTATCACctaacccaacccaacccaacccaaccctctcCCTATGAATTTAcctttaaaaaggaaaaaaaaaaggagatccATATGGTGATTCAAATATGTGACCTATTGGTTATAAGTAAAGCGTATTACTAGTTAGGTTGTGCTTTGTTGTCCCCCTATGAATTTACCTTGCCGATATCAATGTTTACATTACTTGTCATGTGATTACATAAATTTAGTAAGTTATTATTTTTCTGGTTGAAATTGAGAACAACTAGGACCCAATTTcgtaaattttcaatttctttgtgTGAATTGGAAAAATCAGAACAAAACTATTCTTTTTCTCCCCTAAGATTTTAGGGACTATTTTGGTACAGTACCCAAATTTTAGGGACTGATATTGCATTTCTCCATTAAACACAGTTAAAATATTAGAGAAGAGAGCTTGATGGACTGTTCCCAAATCCGATAAGGTACTCAATTATTGTACAAGCTGAAGTGTGTGGACTCCAAAAGCAAGAGAAATCGTGTCAATTGGGGATTCAATGAAGGAAGAAGAGAATATTCCTGTGGCAGCACTCCCAGAAATTCTGGGCTATGAATGAATAACTGAAGGAAATTTAAGAACTAAGTTTCGTTTGACAGAAGTACAAGCATTGAGCATTATACAcaaaaaataagtgaataaAAGAAACTATAACCATCACATCATACATATTTGTATCTGTATTTGTCTGAGTCTTTTGCTAATTTTTGACATGGTGATAGGAATATACCCTACGCATCAGGTGAGCGAAGAATTCGTCTTTCCCCTAGAATTTTGACAACACTGAGAATTATTGAATGCATATGATCCCTACAAGGATGTCACCACTTggtccttccttttttttaaccCTTTGATTCTAAAGTTCGGAATACAACATTTGGAAAAAGAAGTATTTcgacagattttgaaaaaaaaattggttttgtttagattgctattttttagtaaaatattttccattttctgGTAATATTTCTTTTACTAATTTCCAATTGCATTTTTTTGCCTCACACACATCATACCTTAAAAGAGTTtcacaatatattttttttcaaaaactctccaaaatATGCTATTGGACACAATTGGGGGAAAAAATGCTTGGAATCTTTCTTAAACACGTTTCATATTTTTGTCTCATATCACCGTATCAAAAGAACTGCTGAAATAAAATCTTTTTATATGCAATTCAATCCAAATGGACTCAACagattctttttttccccctttctgttttctttttgccATGGAGAATAATTAAGTTCAAAGTGCTACACAAAACATCACATGTTAGAACCCGAAAATGGGGCAGACAACTGTCATTCTTGTAGTCCAAGCTTGGAACTTGAAAAGACTACTATGTTGAAATCCAAAAATTTGCTGTAATTATTCAAACAAGCAATCCATAAAAACCAACTACATATAATTGTTCATACATCAATCACTACAGAAACTCAAAGAATAGCAGAAATGTACAACAGAGATAACTCTTCAAGAGGATTTTCAAGAAGTAATCTATCATCAATGAACTAAAATGCTGTCTAAGATGTCCTAAAAATAACAAATCTGTACAAGACTACGTGTTACTCCAATTCAAACCGTCATGGACCATAACTTTTTGAACTAACTATCGTTACTACCAGTGGAAGAGAAGATCAGACTAATCAATTACAGTTGCAGATTGATTAAAATAAACAGTCTGCAATCTGCACTTTCTGTTATGCCGATGATTAATTATTCTTCAGTAGTGAAATCAGTAATATTCCACAAGGAATCCAAGTCAGACATATTGGGATCAACTGAGATGCCTTCAAGATCTTTCATGCACTTGTCACTTTCGACATTTATCTTGGATACAACAGATGATATTTCAGGTGCCATATCATTACTAATTCCAGTATCTTGCGAAGGGCTGACCATGGAGTTGGTAGAGGAGAATTGTTCCATTTTGCACTGCTTCCCGGGGTCCGAAATTCCTTGCTGGTTTGGGGCCGAAAGAGTACTGGAATTAGCTTGATGATCAGGAGTAGCTTTGAAGCCTGAGAATGACGAGTAGCTTTCATTCTGGTAACCGTGAAAGTTTGCAGCAGGAACTGAAATTGGGGGGCAGAAAAAGGAGCTTGGATCATGGTTACTAGAACCAGCTTCATAGGAAGTTTTGAAAGCATAGTTGTAGGAGGGCATTAGGAAGGTGTTAAGGTCTTGTTGCATTTGTAACGTAGAATTATTCAAGTTTGTGGAAAAGTAGGAGGGAAGGGTTCCATGATCTGATGATTTTCCTGAAGAAGTTGTTGCAcctttgaattcttgatctTCCTCGTGCGAAAAGCTTGAAATACCAGGTCTATTACTGGAGTTCGGGATGTCCATTAATGGTGGGAGTGATGAAGGGCTATCAAGAAGATGATCCAGAAAAGAATCAGCCCTTGTAAGATCTCTCAATGGACTTCTTCTGATTCCTACATTCTTGTGAAATACTCTACACACAACCCACTCATCCTgcattaataaataataattgcCACAgaaaagggtcaaataattgtGGAATCTTTCATCCTTCTCAGCAACAAAAAAGCTAGCTAAAAATTGAAGGATAAACAatgaaaataaggaaaaaataaattaaacaaaaagCCTATAACTTTTCAAGATAGAGAAAAGCAACCTACCTTTGCTCCTTTAGGGAAGTTGTAATAagaaaatctgccttcaagtcTATATTCATGCATGACCCAATTAGTCTTTTCCCCTTTAGGAGCTCTTCCTCTGTAGAAAACAAGGGTCTTCTTCATTCCAACAAGGCAACCTTTTCCCTTGTAGATCTCCTTATCTTTTCCAGTAGCCTTCCAATAACCTGATCCTGTTGCTCTATTAGTTCTCATCCCTGTTGGGTACTTCCTATCCCTCTGGCAGAAGAAGAAGTGTTCTTTTTCTCCCATCTTAGCTTTCTCTgattccccaaaaaaaaacaaaataaataaataaaaaagcacCTTATTGGTTAGTATCGGAAAAGAAGATCCAAGAGAATAATAATATTTCATCAAGAGGAATCAAGAAAAGCTTACTTGGTAAATCCCAGGGTTCGCACTTGTTCATATCGACTTCTGCAATAGCTATAGCACCGAAATTCTTGTCCACCACTTTTTTAGTTAAATAGTGAGTTATGATCTCTTCATCAGTGGGATGAAATCTAAAACCCGGTGGCAAATCCATGAgatcatcttcttcatttagCACAACTGGAACTCCTTCCATATCTGGTCTAATGCGGATGCAGCAGAATAAAGCCCTCTAATTTGCTTGTTTAACTAGTTCAAAAACTAGCAAATAATGCAATCCTTGGGACAAGAAATATTTTATATacacaaaaaaatgaataagaagAACCTCTGCTGTATTTATCTATTTAATGGAGATTGTTTTCAAGGAGGCAAATGAGAAACTAGAGCAAAGGCAAGAGGAATATCTTATATAGAAAGAAGGCTTCAAACTTGGGACTCTGAAGATCCGTAAGATGCAAGGAATTTCTAAAGGAAGCCTCGTGGTTCTTGTCCTTTTTAAGCATTTTTTAATCAGTGTTTTCTACTGTGTATTTTCGTTGGCATACTATGCACAACTGAAACGTTTGACAACGGATGTGAAACCAAGAAATGGTAAAAGCCACATAAAAAGTACTAATTGAAAAgccaaaaagaataaaatattacACAACTTACTCTAGTTTTgtcataattatacaaatatccTTACTTTTTAGATTGTAATAATATTGCAGTAATATCCTTTGTCAATATTAAGCattttttgaacacttttcttttgagaagaagaggaagagcaGGCCCCTTTTGGACTGCAAGTTTTTTAAGTTTGCacagaaaaatatattttatcaatatatgaaataaaaaaaaaatatgtacaaAGAAATTCTCTGCGAAAACTCGTAAGCAAAATTCAAGGAGATCTTTGCAATATTAACAAACTTTCAAGGAGGTCAAAGTAATTAATGTACTTTAAACgggaaaaaatgtaaaattgcaTTCTAGGCTGGAAGGTAGGAAATTGACGGGGCCTCGAGTCTAATCCCATTAAAGTATATTATCTGGATAAacctaattttccagcaacTTTAAGCTCTTTTTCCGTCTCTATTAAATTTATCAAGAAACTATACAGAAAGTCTCTGTTCAACGCTTTCAAGTGTTATTTATGGATGAAGTTAATGCATCTTTTTCACTGGAAGAATTATGGATCGGAAGTCGTTTTCTTCCAGCGGCTTAGCTTATATTCTTCCAAACGAACTCGATTATTATATCAAAATACAGGCAGCAGAATCAGTGCTAATCTCTTTTTTAATGTTGCCCtttctttttaataaaaagTTGGGCAAATCTTTTGTATTCGCTTTACTCGGCTTAAAAGTAGTTTAATCTATAAAAACATTCTTGTTTTCTAATCTTCTGAGTCATTCTATAAACATTTTAGTACACGTATGTGACTGTAAACTGTTTACATCAAATTTAAAAGTGGTTAATTTTTggtaaaataataaattatagATTAATCCAAACTCAGAAcattttactctcaaatattCCACTTTCAAATCTGTTTGCTCTATcatagttctttttttttttttttttttttggtgaattaaaTATGGAATCAATCCATGATAACAAAGAA
Protein-coding sequences here:
- the LOC113726913 gene encoding NAC domain-containing protein 92 gives rise to the protein MEGVPVVLNEEDDLMDLPPGFRFHPTDEEIITHYLTKKVVDKNFGAIAIAEVDMNKCEPWDLPKKAKMGEKEHFFFCQRDRKYPTGMRTNRATGSGYWKATGKDKEIYKGKGCLVGMKKTLVFYRGRAPKGEKTNWVMHEYRLEGRFSYYNFPKGAKDEWVVCRVFHKNVGIRRSPLRDLTRADSFLDHLLDSPSSLPPLMDIPNSSNRPGISSFSHEEDQEFKGATTSSGKSSDHGTLPSYFSTNLNNSTLQMQQDLNTFLMPSYNYAFKTSYEAGSSNHDPSSFFCPPISVPAANFHGYQNESYSSFSGFKATPDHQANSSTLSAPNQQGISDPGKQCKMEQFSSTNSMVSPSQDTGISNDMAPEISSVVSKINVESDKCMKDLEGISVDPNMSDLDSLWNITDFTTEE